One Microplitis demolitor isolate Queensland-Clemson2020A chromosome 2, iyMicDemo2.1a, whole genome shotgun sequence DNA segment encodes these proteins:
- the LOC103568444 gene encoding 40S ribosomal protein S21, which produces MENDQKEFVDLYWPRKCSSSNRIIHAKDHASIQLTLADIDPTTGRMTDTHKMYAICGAIRRMGESDDCIVRLAKKDGIIAKNY; this is translated from the exons ATGGAAAACGACCAAAAAGAATTCGTTGACCTTTACTGGCCGAGGAAATG ttCCTCAAGCAACCGAATTATTCATGCTAAAGATCATGCATCGATTCAACTGACTCTTGCTGATATTGATCCTACAACTGGACGTATGACTGATACCCACAAGATGTATGCTATTTGTGGAGCTATTCGTCGTATG GGTGAATCCGATGACTGCATTGTGCGATTGGCCAAAAAAGATGGAATTATTGCcaagaattattaa
- the LOC103568442 gene encoding ubiquitin-conjugating enzyme E2 Q2-like, producing MACLKDLKQEIQTIQSVFPKNHERFQITSASLDELNCKFVDKDGKKYEINASITETYPMTPPVWFAESDESSILNAVKILSDTSGDDNHVIKQVEILVRELCRSNSIPEPVDLEKLIVSNSLSSEANASKTVAEVADEAPAEDGSDVDTGDEASEHDDDLDYFEEVDAKKIKTDDDMDSEGLAVWNRLQQNGMKNILKSSSSGSTQATDRLMKELRDIYRSDGFKNKIYTVELVNDNLYKWNVGIKSTDPDSPLTKDLERLKKSGGKDCILLEILFDDKFPFEPPFVRVVDPVMSGGFVTSGGALCMELLTNQGWSSAYAIETLIMQILATMIKGNARVRQFDDTKGLGTRNNPNLRYTFYGAVRSFKNLVKVHKERGWHTPPNEEG from the coding sequence ATGGCTTGTTTAAAAGATCTCAAACAAGAGATACAAACTATTCAGTCTGTGTTCCCAAAAAATCATGAAAGATTTCAAATAACATCTGCAAGCCTGGACGAGcttaattgtaaatttgttGATAAAGATGGAAAGAAGTATGAAATTAATGCTAGTATTACTGAAACATATCCTATGACTCCACCAGTATGGTTCGCAGAATCTGATGAATCTAGTATATTAAAtgctgttaaaattttaagcgaCACGTCTGGTGATGACAACCATGTAATAAAACAAGTAGAAATTTTAGTGAGAGAATTGTGTCGTTCAAATTCTATACCTGAGCCAGTGGATCTTGAGAAACTGATTGTTTCAAATTCTTTATCATCAGAAGCCAATGCTAGTAAGACTGTAGCAGAAGTAGCCGATGAAGCTCCAGCTGAAGATGGAAGTGATGTAGATACTGGAGACGAAGCGAGTGAGCATGATGATGATCTTGACTATTTTGAAGAAGTtgatgctaaaaaaataaagactgATGACGACATGGATTCAGAAGGATTGGCAGTATGGAACAGATTGCAACAAAAtggaatgaaaaatattttaaaaagttcttCGTCAGGTAGCACACAAGCTACTGATCGTTTAATGAAAGAATTACGTGACATTTACCGGAGTgatggttttaaaaataaaatttataccgTCGAATTAGTTAATGACAATCTATACAAGTGGAATGTCGGAATAAAGTCTACTGATCCTGATTCACCATTGACCAAAGATTTAGAGCGTCTCAAAAAAAGCGGAGGCAAAGATTGCATTCttcttgaaatattatttgatgaCAAGTTTCCATTTGAACCGCCGTTTGTGCGAGTAGTTGATCCAGTTATGTCTGGCGGTTTTGTGACGTCAGGAGGTGCACTTTGTATGGAACTGTTAACAAACCAGGGTTGGAGTTCTGCGTATGCAATAGAAACCTTGATAATGCAGATATTAGCGACAATGATCAAAGGTAACGCACGTGTACGGCAATTTGATGATACAAAGGGACTTGGTACTAGAAATAATCCAAATTTACGATACACTTTTTACGGTGCGGTGCgatcatttaaaaatctagTAAAAGTGCACAAAGAACGTGGTTGGCATACACCCCCAAATGAAGAGggctga
- the LOC128669007 gene encoding 40S ribosomal protein S21-like has protein sequence MENDQKEFVDLYWPRKCSSSNRIIHAKDHASIQLTLADIDPTTGRMTDTHKMYAICGAIRRMGESDDCIVRLAKKDGIIAKNY, from the exons ATGGAAAACGACCAAAAAGAATTCGTTGACCTTTACTGGCCGAGGAAATG ttCCTCAAGCAACCGAATTATTCATGCTAAAGATCATGCATCGATTCAACTGACTCTTGCTGATATTGATCCTACAACTGGACGTATGACTGATACCCACAAGATGTATGCTATTTGTGGAGCAATTCGTCGTATG GGTGAATCCGATGACTGCATTGTGCGATTGGCCAAAAAAGATGGAATTATTGCcaagaattattaa